Proteins from a genomic interval of Cheilinus undulatus linkage group 15, ASM1832078v1, whole genome shotgun sequence:
- the nck2a gene encoding cytoplasmic protein NCK2a has product MTEEVIVVAKWDYTAQQDQELDIRKNERLFLLDDSKTWWRVRNAANQTGYVPSNYVERKNSLKKGSLVKNIKDTLGLGKTKRKTSARDASPTPSSDTEYPSNGSGGGGGGGAAERIYDLNIPAVVKFAYTAERDDELTLVKGSRVTVMEKCSDGWWRGSQGGRVGWFPSNYVQEDVGGADERGEGDSSRGYTGGSQGTLLANGRAGGGGVLHLVQTLYAFSSVTEEELNFEKGEVMEVVEKPENDPEWWRCKNSRGMVGLVPKNYVMVLDERPGLPSSTSSSPQNRFVTPARSGKFAGRDWYYGNITRHQAECILNERGEEGDFLIRDSESSPSDFSVSLKAVGKNKHFKVQLTEGVYCIGQRRFNSMDELVEHYKKAPIFTSEHGEKLYLVKALL; this is encoded by the exons ATGACAGAGGAGGTGATTGTTGTAGCCAAGTGGGACTACACGGCCCAGCAGGACCAGGAACTTGACATCCGTAAAAACGAGCGCCTCTTCCTCCTAGATGACTCAAAGACCTGGTGGCGAGTCCGCAACGCCGCCAACCAGACGGGGTACGTGCCGTCCAACTATGTGGAGCGCAAGAACAGCCTGAAGAAAGGCTCGCTGGTGAAGAACATCAAAGACACCCTGG GTTTGGGAAAAACTAAAAGGAAGACGAGCGCTCGTGATGCTTCCCCGACGCCGAGTTCAGACACAGAGTATCCTTCTAATGGCAGTGGGggtggagggggaggaggagctgcagagagaatCTACGACCTCAACATCCCCGCTGTGGTCAAGTTCGCCTACACAGCGGAGAGAGATGACGAGCTGACCCTGGTCAAGGGCTCCAGGGTCACTGTGATGGAGAAATGTAGTGATGGGTGGTGGCGGGGCAGCCAGGGGGGCCGTGTGGGCTGGTTTCCCTCTAACTACGTCCAGGAGGATGTAGGAGGAGCAGATGAAAGAGGGGAGGGAGATTCCTCTCGAGGCTACACGGGAGGCTCTCAAGGGACTTTATTGGCGAATGGGCGTGCAGGGGGAGGAGGAGTGCTCCACCTGGTTCAAACCCTCTACGCCTTCAGCTCCGTGACGGAGGAGGAGCTGAACTTTGAGAAGGGCGAGGTGATGGAGGTGGTGGAGAAGCCTGAGAACGACCCTGAGTGGTGGAGGTGTAAGAACTCACGTGGCATGGTGGGCCTGGTACCTAAAAACTATGTGATGGTGCTGGATGAGCGGCCTGGCCTCCCCTCCTCCACGTCGAGCTCCCCGCAGAACCGTTTTGTGACTCCGGCCCGCTCAGGGAAGTTCGCCGGGAGGGACTGGTACTATGGCAACATCACCAGACACCAGGCTGAGTGTATCCTCAAcgagaggggggaggagggtgaCTTCCTCATACGGGACAGCGAGTCATCG CCCAGCGACTTCTCCGTGTCTCTGAAGGCGGTGGGTAAGAATAAGCACTTTAAAGTGCAGCTGACAGAGGGAGTGTACTGTATCGGCCAGCGCAGGTTCAACTCCATGGACGAACTAGTGGAGCATTACAAGAAAGCCCCCATCTTCACCAGCGAACACGGAGAGAAGCTGTACCTGGTCAAAGCACTGCTGTGA